One Maribacter cobaltidurans genomic window carries:
- a CDS encoding DUF4870 domain-containing protein — translation MTESLSKHERNLSALIHASTFSKFFIPFGNFIVPLILWTANKKEYEFVDHNGKQALNFQISLLLYSIVLGIISIPFFIGFFPNIFDFDLFDFGRWNHWNNINFHIDSDDFRFGTWLVPVGITGLLQGALFVVNIVYTILATIRTNEGQTFQYPITIKFIK, via the coding sequence ATGACAGAGTCACTATCCAAACACGAAAGAAATTTATCCGCATTGATTCATGCGAGTACCTTTTCCAAATTCTTTATTCCCTTCGGCAATTTTATTGTGCCATTGATTCTATGGACTGCCAATAAGAAAGAGTATGAATTTGTAGATCATAATGGGAAACAGGCGCTTAATTTTCAAATTAGCCTACTCCTCTACTCCATTGTCCTAGGTATTATCAGTATTCCATTTTTCATAGGTTTTTTTCCTAATATTTTCGATTTCGATCTTTTTGATTTTGGACGTTGGAACCACTGGAACAATATTAATTTTCATATAGACAGTGACGATTTTAGGTTTGGCACTTGGTTGGTACCTGTTGGAATTACCGGTCTATTGCAAGGCGCATTATTTGTAGTGAACATTGTCTATACCATATTGGCGACCATCAGAACCAATGAGGGACAAACTTTTCAGTATCCCATAACTATTAAATTCATCAAGTAA
- a CDS encoding nuclear transport factor 2 family protein translates to MTLLKVIIYVVVAFFTSLACGQVSKDSELYKTILDLDKTYFTAYNECDMDTQEAFYDEDLEFYHDKGGLATDKAAILESIKANICGKVTRSLVEDSVEVHAITGFGAVQIGLHSFFNKEEPNAESIPSKFIAIWKKTDDRWLMHRVISLH, encoded by the coding sequence ATGACACTATTAAAAGTTATCATATATGTAGTAGTTGCCTTCTTTACGAGCTTGGCATGTGGACAAGTTTCAAAGGATTCTGAATTGTATAAGACCATTTTAGACCTGGACAAAACCTATTTCACCGCTTATAACGAATGTGATATGGATACCCAAGAAGCATTCTATGATGAGGACTTGGAGTTTTATCATGACAAGGGCGGCTTGGCAACGGATAAAGCGGCCATTTTGGAAAGTATTAAAGCCAATATTTGTGGTAAAGTTACCAGGAGCTTGGTGGAAGATAGTGTAGAAGTTCACGCCATAACCGGTTTTGGGGCGGTACAGATAGGCCTGCATAGCTTTTTTAATAAGGAGGAACCCAATGCAGAATCCATACCATCAAAATTTATTGCCATTTGGAAAAAGACAGACGACCGTTGGCTCATGCATAGAGTTATAAGTTTACATTAA
- a CDS encoding PadR family transcriptional regulator — MNVENTKAQMRKGVLEYCILSILNGEDKYASEILDTLKDAKMLVVEGTIYPLLTRLKNAGLLNYRWEESTSGPPRKYYTLTETGKLFLKELDTTWDELRKATNLVTNTKNS; from the coding sequence ATGAATGTAGAAAATACAAAAGCGCAGATGCGTAAAGGAGTTTTGGAGTACTGCATCCTGTCCATCTTAAACGGAGAGGACAAGTATGCCTCTGAAATCCTGGATACGCTAAAAGATGCCAAAATGCTGGTGGTAGAGGGAACCATTTACCCCTTACTTACCCGTTTGAAGAACGCAGGGTTGCTTAACTATCGTTGGGAAGAATCCACTTCCGGACCACCAAGAAAATACTATACCCTAACAGAGACCGGTAAACTTTTCCTAAAGGAATTGGATACCACCTGGGATGAATTGAGAAAAGCCACCAATCTGGTAACCAACACAAAAAACAGCTAA
- the trxB gene encoding thioredoxin-disulfide reductase, with translation MSEAIERVKTLIIGSGPAGYTAAIYASRADLKPVLYTGMEPGGQLTTTTEVDNFPGYPEGIDGPSMMVQLQQQAERFGTDVRIGMATAVEFSQKVGGIHKITVDNDKQIEAETVIISTGASAKYLNIPSEQRLRGGGVSACAVCDGFFYKGQDVAIVGAGDTAAEEASYLANICNKVTMLVRKDYMRASKAMQHRVQSLKNIEIKYNTEVDEVLGDQVVEGLRMVNNQTGEKEEIAITGLFIAIGHKPNTDIFKGQLDMDETGYIITKGKSTKTNIPGVFASGDAQDKEYRQAVTAAGTGCMAALDAERYLATIGSVEETIADNYNI, from the coding sequence ATGTCGGAAGCAATAGAGCGAGTTAAAACATTGATAATAGGGTCTGGACCGGCAGGGTACACTGCGGCCATTTATGCTTCAAGAGCAGATTTGAAACCGGTTTTATATACAGGTATGGAGCCTGGAGGCCAATTGACAACGACCACTGAGGTGGACAACTTTCCAGGATATCCAGAAGGAATAGACGGACCTTCCATGATGGTTCAGCTACAACAACAAGCCGAACGTTTTGGTACGGATGTTCGGATAGGTATGGCAACCGCAGTTGAGTTTAGCCAAAAAGTAGGGGGAATCCATAAGATTACCGTGGATAATGATAAACAGATAGAAGCAGAAACAGTTATTATTTCTACTGGGGCTTCAGCAAAATACCTAAATATCCCTAGTGAACAAAGGCTAAGAGGTGGTGGAGTTTCAGCCTGTGCCGTTTGTGACGGTTTTTTCTATAAGGGTCAGGATGTAGCCATTGTAGGTGCCGGGGATACAGCGGCCGAGGAGGCATCCTATTTGGCGAATATCTGTAATAAGGTTACTATGTTGGTCCGTAAGGATTATATGAGAGCCTCTAAGGCCATGCAACACAGGGTTCAAAGCCTTAAGAATATCGAGATAAAGTATAACACGGAAGTAGATGAAGTTTTGGGGGACCAAGTTGTTGAAGGACTTAGAATGGTGAACAACCAAACAGGGGAGAAGGAGGAAATTGCTATTACCGGACTTTTTATTGCCATCGGGCACAAACCCAATACGGATATATTTAAAGGACAACTGGATATGGATGAAACGGGTTATATTATTACCAAGGGTAAATCCACCAAAACGAATATACCAGGTGTTTTTGCTTCCGGTGACGCACAGGACAAAGAATATCGTCAAGCGGTTACCGCAGCAGGGACTGGATGTATGGCGGCCTTGGATGCCGAGCGTTACCTGGCCACTATAGGTTCGGTAGAAGAGACTATAGCGGATAATTACAACATTTAA
- a CDS encoding PspC domain-containing protein — protein sequence MNKTVNINLANTLFHIDEDAYNKMRRYLESVKRSFANTPGSDEILADIEARIAELFYEKLENERQVITQKQVDEVIAIMGQPEDYMVDEDIFEDEPKAKTKEPTQRVKKLYRDTEQKYVAGVSSGLAHYLGIDPLWIRILWVFLTIGSGGGFILLYGLLWILIPEATTTAQKLDMRGEAVNISNIERKVKEGFEDVADRVKSVDYEKVGNTVKKGGKTFFDTLGDIIMFLFKIFGKFIGILLVIIGASTLIGLFVGLISVGILDMVNVPGIDFYNVVNSSNMPIWLVSLLAFFAIGIPFFFLLYLGLKILVRNLKSIGNIAKFSLLGLWLLSIILLVVFGIREAAAHAYSGSSTSEREIYFENPMDTLNISLATFDYNRDRKMHMGNMIITHDNEGEKILVSENVRFRIRKSTDTIFRIEVRREANGPSFARAKETAEAIEYDYTINGNNIMLNNYLQIPGNSKFNNQEVRVNLFVPVGTVLTYDHGDGRSWVMRADTDRDIDNLDGYTWEMESDNELKCLDCPADMEFDEDSNNRVKINENGIDININDTDGESFKMQIDENGVRINAKDNDEEKVDINIDANDSTIEIKAQDGDTTMRKTISQN from the coding sequence ATGAACAAGACAGTAAATATAAATTTAGCGAATACGCTCTTCCATATCGATGAAGATGCGTACAACAAAATGCGAAGGTATTTGGAAAGTGTAAAACGTTCCTTTGCCAATACGCCAGGGAGCGACGAAATTTTGGCCGATATAGAAGCTAGGATTGCCGAACTCTTCTATGAGAAATTAGAGAACGAGAGACAAGTCATAACCCAAAAGCAGGTAGACGAGGTAATCGCCATCATGGGTCAGCCCGAAGATTATATGGTAGATGAGGATATTTTCGAAGATGAGCCAAAGGCCAAAACCAAGGAGCCTACGCAAAGAGTGAAAAAATTATACCGTGATACGGAACAAAAATATGTTGCCGGTGTTTCATCCGGTCTGGCACACTATCTTGGAATAGATCCTCTTTGGATCCGTATCCTATGGGTCTTTTTGACCATAGGTTCAGGTGGTGGATTTATTCTATTATATGGTCTGCTTTGGATATTAATCCCCGAGGCTACTACTACGGCCCAAAAACTGGACATGCGTGGGGAAGCGGTAAACATTAGTAATATTGAGCGTAAAGTCAAAGAGGGTTTTGAGGACGTTGCGGATCGTGTAAAAAGTGTTGACTACGAAAAGGTAGGCAATACCGTCAAAAAAGGAGGAAAAACATTTTTTGATACGCTTGGGGATATTATCATGTTCCTTTTCAAAATCTTTGGCAAATTCATTGGGATATTATTGGTCATCATAGGTGCCTCTACCCTAATTGGTTTATTCGTAGGGTTGATCTCCGTAGGTATCCTGGATATGGTCAACGTACCGGGAATAGATTTCTACAATGTGGTCAACTCCAGCAATATGCCCATCTGGTTGGTTTCCCTATTGGCCTTTTTCGCTATAGGAATTCCTTTCTTTTTCCTTCTCTATTTAGGTTTGAAGATTTTGGTAAGGAACCTTAAATCAATAGGAAACATTGCCAAATTCAGTCTTTTGGGACTTTGGTTATTATCCATCATATTATTGGTCGTATTTGGAATTAGGGAGGCTGCCGCACATGCATACTCTGGCAGTTCAACATCAGAAAGGGAAATATATTTTGAAAACCCCATGGACACTTTGAACATAAGCCTGGCCACCTTCGACTATAACCGGGATCGTAAAATGCATATGGGCAATATGATTATTACCCATGACAATGAGGGCGAAAAGATTTTGGTATCCGAAAATGTTAGGTTCAGAATCAGAAAATCGACAGATACCATTTTTAGAATTGAAGTCCGTAGGGAAGCGAATGGACCTTCCTTTGCCAGGGCCAAGGAAACTGCCGAGGCCATTGAATATGACTATACCATTAATGGCAATAATATTATGCTGAACAATTATTTACAAATTCCAGGAAACAGTAAGTTCAACAATCAAGAAGTTCGGGTGAATCTTTTTGTTCCAGTGGGTACCGTACTCACCTATGATCATGGCGATGGGCGTAGTTGGGTTATGAGAGCCGATACGGATAGGGACATCGATAATTTGGATGGATATACTTGGGAAATGGAAAGTGACAATGAACTAAAGTGCTTGGATTGCCCTGCTGATATGGAATTTGATGAGGATTCCAATAATCGGGTCAAGATCAATGAAAATGGTATTGACATCAATATCAACGATACGGACGGCGAATCCTTTAAAATGCAGATCGATGAAAACGGGGTGCGCATCAATGCAAAGGACAACGACGAGGAAAAGGTGGATATCAATATCGATGCAAATGACAGCACCATAGAAATCAAAGCCCAGGACGGCGATACCACTATGCGAAAGACCATATCCCAAAACTGA
- a CDS encoding dipeptide epimerase, translating into MQIQLQKHTLVLKHTFSISRESHDFQNTLIVTLSLNGHSGFGEATSNPYYRISVESMMEEIEGIQEDIESYDFQNPETFHEFLKTKNLSNFALCALDLAANDLYGKLKGKPLYELWGTQKDHYPITNYTIGIAPIEEMVSKMMDMPWPIYKIKLGTEDDVAIVRELRKHTNAIFRIDANCAWTAEETIQNVPLLKELGVEFLEQPLKADDWEGMEKVVHQSVLPIIADESCIVEADVEKCALHFNGINIKLTKCGGLTPALRMIQKGKDLGLKVMVGCMTESTVGISAIAQLLPQLDYVDMDGALLLKSDIAKGVEIREGGQVIFPGLAGSGVTMM; encoded by the coding sequence ATGCAAATACAGCTACAAAAACATACTTTGGTGTTAAAGCACACCTTCAGTATTTCTAGGGAATCGCATGATTTTCAAAATACGCTTATCGTAACACTAAGCCTTAACGGACATTCGGGATTTGGTGAGGCAACCAGTAATCCCTATTACCGAATTTCCGTAGAAAGCATGATGGAGGAAATTGAAGGGATACAAGAAGACATAGAATCCTATGACTTTCAAAATCCGGAGACGTTTCATGAATTCCTTAAAACTAAGAACCTGTCCAATTTTGCACTTTGTGCCTTGGATTTAGCAGCAAACGATCTTTACGGAAAATTGAAAGGAAAACCATTATACGAACTTTGGGGCACCCAAAAAGATCATTATCCCATTACAAACTATACTATAGGTATAGCACCTATTGAGGAAATGGTATCGAAAATGATGGACATGCCCTGGCCTATTTACAAGATTAAATTAGGTACCGAAGACGATGTAGCCATAGTAAGGGAACTTAGAAAACATACCAACGCCATTTTTAGAATCGATGCCAATTGCGCCTGGACCGCTGAAGAAACAATACAGAATGTCCCGCTATTAAAAGAATTGGGCGTAGAGTTCTTGGAGCAACCCTTAAAGGCAGATGATTGGGAAGGTATGGAAAAGGTAGTGCATCAAAGCGTACTACCTATTATTGCTGACGAAAGTTGTATTGTTGAAGCCGATGTGGAAAAATGTGCCTTACATTTTAATGGAATCAACATTAAGCTTACCAAGTGCGGTGGCCTCACTCCTGCCCTTCGTATGATACAGAAGGGTAAAGACCTAGGCCTAAAAGTTATGGTTGGCTGTATGACGGAGTCTACCGTAGGGATTTCGGCTATAGCCCAATTATTGCCACAACTGGATTATGTGGATATGGATGGAGCCCTACTTTTGAAGTCGGACATTGCAAAAGGCGTAGAAATTAGGGAAGGTGGCCAAGTAATATTTCCAGGATTAGCCGGTAGTGGCGTAACGATGATGTAA
- a CDS encoding DUF4442 domain-containing protein, producing the protein MAVSISKFNTFTFFKLPSAWWCGVRLRYLDKEKAIVTVKHKWFNQNPFNSMFWAVQGMAAELSTGAMMIDQINATGKKISMLVANNKANFTKKATGRITFTCEDGHLIKEALEKTISTGEGQTVWMKSIGVNTDGVVVSTFEFEWTVKLKS; encoded by the coding sequence ATGGCTGTAAGTATTAGTAAATTCAATACGTTTACATTCTTTAAGTTACCCTCTGCATGGTGGTGTGGCGTACGTTTGCGGTATTTGGACAAAGAGAAGGCAATTGTAACCGTAAAACATAAATGGTTTAACCAAAATCCGTTTAATTCCATGTTTTGGGCCGTTCAGGGTATGGCGGCAGAACTATCTACTGGGGCCATGATGATCGATCAAATTAATGCTACGGGAAAAAAAATATCCATGCTCGTGGCCAATAACAAAGCCAACTTTACAAAAAAGGCGACTGGTAGAATCACTTTTACCTGTGAAGACGGACATTTAATAAAGGAGGCATTGGAGAAAACCATTTCCACGGGTGAAGGGCAAACCGTTTGGATGAAATCCATAGGTGTCAATACTGATGGGGTAGTGGTAAGTACTTTTGAGTTTGAGTGGACGGTTAAACTGAAGAGTTAA
- a CDS encoding head GIN domain-containing protein yields MTTIVRVTIAFVLAIFLTSCGFDINFGDFGSGKAGNGIVVEETREVTEDFNVVHASEGIQVYVTQASDFSISVEGDENIIDLIGTDIRNGKLKIHAIENIGRATKKVFVSLPEITSLESSSGAQLTSQNGITGDDINIDSSSGSILNIEVKANHLEIDASSGANIEISGNAKEVYVDGSSGANIRAKDLISEECRAEASSGSNISVNVSDLLTADASSGGNISYKGDPTVKKNKSVSGSVHKY; encoded by the coding sequence ATGACAACAATAGTTAGAGTAACCATCGCATTTGTACTTGCCATATTCCTTACCTCCTGTGGATTCGATATTAATTTCGGGGATTTTGGTTCAGGAAAGGCCGGCAACGGTATCGTTGTGGAGGAGACTAGGGAAGTAACCGAAGATTTTAATGTAGTACATGCTTCGGAAGGAATACAGGTCTATGTGACCCAGGCATCGGATTTCAGCATTTCAGTGGAAGGAGATGAAAACATCATAGATTTGATCGGTACAGACATCCGAAATGGTAAACTGAAAATACATGCCATCGAAAACATTGGCAGAGCCACTAAAAAGGTTTTTGTTTCCTTACCGGAAATCACTTCCTTGGAAAGCTCCAGTGGCGCACAACTAACCTCACAGAATGGTATTACCGGAGATGACATCAATATAGATTCCAGCAGTGGTTCCATCCTAAACATTGAGGTTAAAGCCAATCATTTGGAAATAGATGCAAGCAGTGGCGCCAATATCGAAATTTCAGGAAATGCTAAAGAAGTATATGTGGATGGAAGTAGTGGCGCCAATATAAGGGCAAAAGACTTAATTTCGGAAGAATGTCGCGCCGAGGCCAGTAGCGGATCTAATATTAGCGTAAATGTATCCGATCTTCTTACCGCGGATGCCAGTAGCGGGGGAAACATATCCTACAAAGGAGACCCAACCGTAAAAAAGAACAAATCGGTTTCTGGAAGCGTCCATAAATACTAA
- a CDS encoding aminotransferase class I/II-fold pyridoxal phosphate-dependent enzyme — protein sequence MAFLIDSFPGREILVAGKKHLYFGGTSYLGLQDHPEFQELFIKNIRKYGTNYSASRKSNVQFSIFDLAEDHLSDLVGSEACITQSSGYLAGQFLSDFIHKKSCKPFYAPNTHSALFRNQVKNYVTFASLNIALRNYLNEPNAKTPVLFMDTIDFSGGGYSDFESLKILPLNEIILVADDSHGIGIIGNNGSGAFQSLQALNPKKLFVCCSLGKGFGVQAGAIFGDKEDLSQMESTSFYGGSSPASPAAMATFLEAAPIYSERRNILKTNLDYFLANMVSLGHFRYMRGHPTFTFLNKELVQFLEKKQIIVTNFNYPKESSETMSRIVLSASHRKADIDSLTNALNQYNG from the coding sequence ATGGCATTTTTAATCGATTCATTTCCAGGAAGGGAAATTTTAGTAGCGGGTAAAAAACATCTTTATTTTGGAGGAACTTCGTATTTGGGGCTTCAGGACCATCCGGAGTTTCAGGAGCTCTTTATAAAAAATATAAGAAAATACGGCACCAACTATAGTGCATCAAGAAAATCCAATGTTCAGTTCTCCATCTTCGATTTGGCCGAAGACCATCTTTCGGATTTGGTAGGAAGCGAAGCTTGCATCACCCAATCCTCAGGTTATTTAGCCGGACAGTTCTTATCTGATTTCATTCACAAAAAATCCTGTAAACCCTTTTATGCACCCAACACACACTCGGCCTTATTTCGAAACCAGGTAAAGAACTATGTGACCTTTGCTAGCTTAAATATTGCCTTGCGAAATTATTTGAACGAACCCAACGCAAAAACTCCTGTATTGTTCATGGATACCATTGATTTTTCAGGAGGCGGTTACTCGGATTTTGAAAGTTTGAAAATTCTTCCCCTTAATGAGATTATATTGGTGGCGGACGATTCCCATGGCATTGGAATTATTGGAAACAACGGAAGTGGTGCGTTTCAATCCTTACAGGCATTGAACCCAAAAAAATTATTCGTTTGCTGTTCTCTGGGAAAAGGATTTGGTGTTCAAGCGGGGGCTATTTTTGGAGACAAGGAAGACCTGTCACAAATGGAAAGTACTTCATTTTATGGTGGTTCCAGTCCTGCAAGTCCAGCGGCCATGGCTACTTTTTTGGAGGCGGCACCCATATATTCCGAAAGAAGAAATATCCTCAAGACCAATTTAGACTATTTTTTAGCAAATATGGTATCACTTGGGCACTTTAGATATATGAGAGGCCATCCCACATTTACATTCTTAAATAAGGAGCTGGTACAGTTTCTAGAAAAGAAACAAATCATTGTCACCAATTTTAACTACCCCAAGGAAAGTTCAGAAACTATGAGTCGTATTGTCTTATCGGCCTCACATCGAAAAGCCGATATAGATTCCTTGACAAATGCCCTAAACCAATATAATGGGTAA